A single genomic interval of Methylobacterium bullatum harbors:
- the mfpsA_3 gene encoding Mannosylfructose-phosphate synthase: protein MFVLHIALQGCLRGDDVAYGLTADTGGHIRYLLDLVRACDRDPASDRIVIATRLFESALGADYAVPEEAVSDKVTIVRLASASPDYLPKEALHGEVASFSEALVAWIAARPVRPAMIHAHYADAAAVAALVEDRLGIPFVFTAHSLGRVKARAMGRPPADTPSLAHRIAAEETALARAALVIASSRDEAEVQYATYAAYDPGRIRVLPPGSDLARFHAARTCPRVDASIDRFLRDPDKPALLALARPVARKNLAALVTAYGESPELQARANLVLVAGTRDDLADLDGGMAETMRDLLVLIDRHDLYGRVAYPKTHRPDDVPALYAYARERGGVFVNPALNEPFGLTLLEASAAGLPLVATDSGGPNDIVETCGNGLLVDPRDPAGIARACLRILTEPGLRERYVAGGERAAAAYDWDRHALRYHALLRALGAAEAPSSHPRQLLICDIDNTLVGCDAGLTAFRQWRSEQEGLAFGVATGRSFHSAMAILEQQASPRPQVMITSVGSEIYHLDANGVSYTADRSWRDTVSRGWSREDVRAVLGQVPDLVPQGPLEQRPHKLSYFGDAATARRVRGRLDAAGLAASIIHSHGRYLDVLPPAASKGTAVDHVRALYGLAEGNVFVAGDSGNDVEMLRARRQAIIVANFSDDLATHAALGHSYVARASHARGVIEGVAHFRKTPVHAG from the coding sequence ATGTTCGTTCTTCATATCGCGCTTCAAGGATGTCTTCGCGGTGACGATGTCGCCTACGGCCTCACCGCCGATACGGGCGGCCATATCCGCTACCTGCTCGATCTCGTCCGGGCCTGTGACCGGGACCCGGCCTCGGACCGGATCGTCATCGCCACGCGCCTGTTCGAGAGTGCGCTCGGGGCCGACTACGCCGTGCCCGAGGAAGCCGTATCGGACAAGGTGACCATCGTGCGACTCGCCAGCGCGTCGCCGGATTACCTGCCCAAGGAAGCGCTGCACGGAGAGGTGGCGAGCTTCTCCGAAGCCCTCGTCGCCTGGATCGCCGCGCGGCCCGTGCGCCCCGCCATGATCCACGCGCATTATGCCGATGCTGCCGCCGTCGCCGCCCTGGTCGAGGACCGGCTCGGCATCCCCTTCGTGTTCACCGCGCATTCCCTCGGGCGGGTGAAGGCCCGCGCCATGGGCCGGCCGCCGGCCGATACCCCGTCCCTGGCCCACCGGATCGCGGCGGAGGAGACGGCCCTGGCCCGCGCCGCCCTGGTCATCGCCTCCTCGCGCGACGAGGCGGAAGTGCAATACGCGACCTATGCCGCCTACGATCCCGGCCGCATCCGCGTCCTGCCGCCGGGCAGCGACCTGGCACGCTTCCACGCGGCCCGGACCTGCCCGAGGGTGGACGCCTCCATCGACCGTTTCCTGCGCGATCCGGACAAGCCCGCGCTGCTCGCGCTGGCCCGGCCCGTGGCGAGGAAGAACCTCGCCGCCCTGGTCACCGCCTATGGCGAGAGCCCGGAACTGCAGGCGCGCGCCAACCTCGTCCTCGTGGCCGGCACCCGCGACGACCTCGCCGACCTCGACGGCGGCATGGCCGAGACCATGCGCGACCTCCTCGTGCTCATCGACCGCCACGATCTCTACGGGCGGGTGGCCTATCCGAAGACCCACCGCCCCGACGACGTGCCGGCCCTCTACGCCTATGCCCGCGAGCGCGGCGGGGTGTTCGTCAACCCGGCCCTCAACGAGCCCTTCGGCCTGACCCTGCTCGAGGCCTCCGCCGCCGGCCTGCCCCTGGTCGCCACCGACAGCGGCGGCCCCAACGACATCGTCGAGACCTGCGGCAACGGCCTCCTCGTCGATCCGCGTGATCCGGCCGGGATCGCGCGGGCCTGCCTGCGCATCCTCACCGAGCCCGGCCTGCGCGAACGCTACGTCGCCGGCGGCGAGCGGGCGGCGGCGGCCTACGATTGGGACCGGCACGCCTTGCGCTACCACGCCCTGCTGCGCGCCCTCGGGGCGGCCGAGGCGCCGTCGAGCCATCCGCGCCAGCTCCTGATCTGCGACATCGACAACACCCTGGTCGGGTGCGACGCCGGCCTCACCGCGTTCCGCCAATGGCGCAGCGAGCAGGAGGGCCTCGCCTTCGGCGTCGCCACCGGGCGGTCGTTCCACAGCGCCATGGCGATCCTGGAGCAGCAGGCGAGCCCGCGCCCCCAGGTGATGATCACGTCGGTGGGTTCGGAGATCTACCATCTCGACGCCAATGGGGTGAGCTACACCGCTGACCGGTCCTGGCGGGACACGGTCTCCCGTGGCTGGAGCCGGGAGGACGTGCGGGCGGTGCTCGGGCAGGTTCCCGACCTCGTTCCGCAAGGCCCCCTGGAACAGCGCCCGCACAAGCTCAGCTATTTCGGCGACGCCGCCACCGCCCGGCGCGTGCGCGGCAGGCTCGACGCCGCGGGCCTCGCCGCCTCCATCATCCACAGCCACGGCCGCTACCTCGACGTGCTGCCGCCCGCGGCCTCGAAGGGGACGGCGGTCGACCATGTCCGCGCCCTGTACGGCCTCGCCGAGGGCAACGTGTTCGTGGCGGGCGATTCCGGCAACGACGTGGAGATGCTGCGGGCGCGGCGACAGGCGATCATCGTCGCCAACTTCTCCGACGACCTCGCCACCCATGCGGCGCTCGGCCATTCCTACGTCGCCCGCGCCTCGCATGCGCGCGGCGTCATCGAGGGCGTGGCGCATTTCCGGAAGACGCCCGTCCATGCCGGCTAG
- the mshA_4 gene encoding D-inositol 3-phosphate glycosyltransferase — protein sequence MRTALLAWDYPPAPSGLSTAAREIAESLSALGIAVTVFTLDRTGSGDHAGVGIEGIGLPPGSTLARLRLWGSAGHLAAPIAFRRAVLRAHARHPFDCIEATNWYGPAALLGGGAAPPLVTRNSTPAAFSREPATSLRDRLDGLAADRLERRQARASAGLISNTGEHAARMTALYGLHPAWPHIVRPHAVIGLSLPPEMLERARAAPYPEATDGPVRLLFVGRAEPRKGFDLLLAAAAILGADCEARTLPSFEIALVGVPEGDLPPDCPAAARRRLRPLGRIDAVALEAAYGRAHAVLAPSRYESFGLVYQEALAHGRPVVACAEDASARAFIGGPGAGILARETTGAALAEAIRPLLLDSAFRLRLRDRALAASGAFDRARLGAETLALYERAIASAGQGR from the coding sequence ATGCGCACGGCGCTCCTCGCCTGGGACTATCCCCCCGCCCCGAGCGGCCTCTCCACCGCGGCGCGCGAGATCGCCGAGAGCCTGAGCGCGCTCGGCATCGCCGTCACGGTGTTCACCCTCGACCGCACCGGGTCCGGCGACCATGCGGGCGTCGGAATCGAGGGGATCGGCCTCCCGCCGGGCTCAACCCTCGCGCGGCTGCGCCTGTGGGGATCGGCCGGGCACCTCGCCGCGCCCATCGCCTTTCGTCGGGCGGTGCTGCGGGCCCATGCCCGGCATCCCTTCGATTGCATCGAGGCCACGAACTGGTACGGGCCGGCCGCCCTCCTCGGAGGCGGCGCGGCCCCGCCCCTGGTGACCCGCAACTCGACGCCCGCCGCCTTCTCGCGCGAACCGGCCACCTCCCTGCGCGACCGCCTGGACGGTCTCGCCGCCGACCGCCTGGAACGCCGGCAGGCGAGGGCGAGCGCCGGCCTGATCTCGAATACCGGCGAGCACGCGGCGCGGATGACGGCGCTCTACGGCCTTCATCCGGCCTGGCCCCATATCGTCCGGCCCCATGCGGTGATCGGCCTGAGCCTGCCCCCGGAGATGCTGGAACGCGCGCGTGCCGCACCCTACCCGGAGGCCACGGACGGTCCGGTCCGCCTGCTGTTCGTCGGCCGGGCCGAGCCGCGCAAGGGGTTCGATCTCCTGCTCGCCGCCGCCGCGATCCTCGGGGCCGATTGCGAAGCCAGGACGCTTCCCTCCTTCGAGATCGCCCTCGTCGGCGTGCCCGAGGGCGATCTCCCGCCGGATTGTCCCGCCGCCGCGCGACGGCGCCTGCGCCCCCTCGGCCGGATCGACGCGGTGGCCCTGGAGGCCGCCTATGGGCGAGCGCATGCGGTGCTCGCCCCCTCGCGCTACGAGAGTTTCGGCCTCGTCTATCAGGAGGCCCTGGCCCATGGCCGCCCGGTGGTGGCCTGCGCCGAGGATGCCAGCGCCCGCGCCTTCATCGGTGGGCCGGGCGCAGGCATTCTCGCGCGGGAAACGACGGGGGCGGCCCTGGCCGAGGCCATCCGTCCGCTGCTCCTGGATTCCGCCTTCCGCCTGCGCCTGCGGGACCGCGCCCTGGCGGCGAGCGGGGCCTTCGACCGGGCGCGGCTCGGGGCCGAGACCCTGGCGCTCTACGAACGCGCCATCGCGTCGGCGGGTCAGGGCCGGTAG
- the mshA_5 gene encoding D-inositol 3-phosphate glycosyltransferase: MIRIAQVAPNIFPTPPTHHGGTERVIHDLSIALRNLQVEVTLFAPADSVTDIPRVGDHLSLAALEAREGRVAPGVPAALEALQMEALARRLDAFDIVHCHGEFAHAPVLGARRCRSLTTVHWRVDERDRALFFAGFPDLPVAAISAAQEAGIPAANRAGIVHHGIARDRYALRSEPEGYLAFIGRMTDQKRPDVAIRVARAAGLPIRLAGTVDVGNPDYFDRAVRPLLGDDAVYVGPVDDSAKGRLLGGARALLFPIDWPEPFGLVMIEAMACGTPVIAWNRGSVPEIVEDGVTGFVVSSEAEAVAALARVGELDRAQVRRRFEARFTAERMAADYLAIYRRLLGR, translated from the coding sequence GTGATCCGCATCGCGCAGGTCGCACCCAACATCTTTCCGACCCCTCCGACGCATCATGGCGGGACGGAGCGCGTCATCCATGATCTCAGCATAGCACTGCGAAACTTGCAGGTTGAGGTAACGCTCTTCGCCCCGGCGGACAGTGTGACAGATATACCAAGGGTCGGGGATCATCTCAGTCTCGCCGCCCTGGAAGCCCGTGAGGGCCGGGTGGCTCCGGGAGTGCCCGCGGCCCTGGAAGCCTTGCAGATGGAGGCGCTTGCCCGCCGCCTCGACGCGTTCGACATCGTCCATTGCCACGGCGAGTTCGCGCACGCTCCCGTGCTCGGCGCGCGGCGATGCCGCAGCCTGACCACCGTGCATTGGCGCGTGGACGAGCGCGACCGGGCGCTGTTCTTCGCCGGCTTCCCCGACCTGCCCGTGGCGGCGATCTCGGCGGCGCAGGAAGCCGGCATCCCGGCGGCCAACCGCGCCGGCATCGTCCATCACGGCATCGCCCGCGACCGTTACGCCCTGCGGAGCGAGCCGGAGGGCTATCTCGCCTTCATCGGCCGGATGACCGACCAGAAACGGCCCGACGTCGCCATCCGCGTCGCCCGCGCGGCGGGCCTGCCGATCCGCCTCGCCGGGACGGTGGATGTGGGCAACCCGGACTATTTCGACCGGGCGGTCCGCCCGCTGCTCGGTGACGACGCCGTCTATGTCGGCCCGGTGGACGATTCCGCCAAGGGCCGGCTCCTCGGCGGCGCGCGCGCCCTCTTGTTTCCCATCGACTGGCCCGAACCCTTCGGCCTCGTGATGATCGAGGCGATGGCCTGCGGCACTCCCGTGATCGCCTGGAACCGGGGCTCCGTGCCCGAGATCGTCGAGGACGGGGTCACGGGCTTCGTCGTCTCCTCCGAGGCCGAGGCGGTGGCGGCCCTGGCGCGGGTGGGCGAGCTCGACCGGGCGCAGGTGCGCCGCCGCTTCGAGGCGCGCTTCACCGCCGAGCGCATGGCCGCCGACTACCTCGCGATCTACCGGCGCCTGCTCGGCCGGTGA
- a CDS encoding Glycogen synthase, with protein MRIALLAHVRQPIAQPFKGGMEAHSWHLARGLQARGHEVVLFASGDSDPRFTLDPVLPEHQERTFPGQEHTGNPALIAHLDAGYAAACDRIAAGGFDVVHNNSLSRLPLARGRTEAVPTVTSLHVPPYDALRWFVHDGVAPSHRITVTSQGQLHAWFPDGAPPGVSVLHNGIDPADWPYRDRGDGSAVWCGRITPYKGTHLAIAAARKAGIALTLFGSTEDAPYWEEAVRPRLGGAIRYGGHLDGASLAAEIGRASVFLFTPCWDEPFGLVAIEAMACGLPVASIDRGAAREVIGEAGAFAPPGDDAALADAIGQALAIPRRSAHDRVRRHFTHEVWLDACEALYADVRHSHPAGRDR; from the coding sequence ATGAGGATCGCGCTCCTCGCCCATGTGCGCCAGCCCATCGCCCAGCCCTTCAAGGGCGGCATGGAGGCCCATAGCTGGCACCTCGCCCGGGGGCTGCAGGCCCGCGGCCACGAGGTCGTGCTGTTCGCCTCCGGCGACAGCGACCCGCGCTTCACCCTCGACCCGGTCCTGCCCGAGCACCAGGAGCGGACGTTCCCCGGCCAGGAGCATACCGGCAACCCGGCGCTGATCGCCCATCTCGATGCCGGCTACGCCGCCGCCTGCGACCGGATCGCCGCCGGGGGCTTCGACGTGGTCCACAACAACAGCCTCAGCCGCCTGCCCCTGGCGCGCGGGCGGACGGAGGCCGTGCCCACCGTCACCTCCCTCCACGTGCCGCCCTACGATGCCCTGCGCTGGTTCGTTCACGACGGTGTCGCCCCCTCGCACCGGATCACGGTGACGTCGCAAGGGCAGCTGCATGCCTGGTTCCCGGATGGGGCGCCGCCCGGAGTGTCGGTGCTCCATAACGGCATCGACCCGGCCGATTGGCCCTACCGCGACCGTGGCGACGGCAGCGCCGTCTGGTGCGGCCGGATCACGCCCTACAAGGGGACGCATCTCGCCATCGCGGCGGCGCGGAAGGCGGGCATCGCCCTCACCCTCTTCGGCTCGACGGAGGACGCCCCATACTGGGAAGAGGCGGTCAGGCCACGTCTCGGCGGCGCGATCCGCTATGGCGGCCATCTCGACGGGGCCTCCCTCGCGGCGGAGATCGGCCGGGCCTCGGTCTTCCTGTTCACCCCCTGCTGGGACGAGCCGTTCGGCCTCGTCGCCATCGAGGCCATGGCCTGCGGCCTGCCGGTGGCCAGCATTGACAGGGGAGCGGCCCGCGAGGTCATCGGCGAGGCGGGCGCCTTCGCCCCGCCCGGAGACGACGCCGCCCTCGCCGACGCGATCGGGCAGGCATTGGCCATCCCACGGCGGAGCGCCCACGACCGCGTCCGCCGCCATTTCACCCATGAGGTCTGGCTGGACGCGTGCGAGGCGCTCTACGCCGACGTCCGACACTCGCATCCCGCCGGCCGGGATCGATAG
- the kfoC_1 gene encoding Chondroitin synthase has translation MSTVSVVTLAKGRPAHLTNLVLGLMRQTQAPAELVVARMQDQPYDLPEAPFPIRQIPVAGDPLPLAAARNRAVAAALGEAVVFLDVDCIPAPTLVADYARRLDECDGLLMGEVLYLPGGATAGAWNYDRFADVAVRHSDRRGPPAEGIEICNDYRCFWSLNFAMRKATFLGVGGFDERYVGYGGEDTDFGKLLDQRGIAIAWLEGARVYHQYHPHHMPPIHHLDSVVRNAELFEAKWGYRTMGHWLHAFRLMGLIDDTPGRPIRILRRPDADDLALTGQQSHQPYSNTASVIRILDARNAALTERAGTLAAEPEPA, from the coding sequence ATGTCGACCGTTTCCGTCGTGACGCTGGCCAAGGGACGGCCTGCCCATCTGACCAACCTCGTCCTCGGCCTGATGCGTCAGACGCAAGCACCCGCCGAACTCGTCGTCGCCCGCATGCAGGACCAGCCCTACGACCTGCCGGAGGCGCCGTTCCCGATCCGCCAGATCCCGGTGGCGGGCGACCCGCTGCCGCTGGCCGCCGCGCGCAACCGCGCCGTGGCGGCCGCGTTAGGGGAGGCTGTGGTCTTCCTCGACGTGGACTGCATCCCCGCGCCCACCCTCGTGGCGGATTACGCCCGCCGCCTCGACGAATGCGACGGCTTGCTGATGGGCGAGGTGCTCTATCTCCCCGGCGGCGCCACCGCCGGCGCGTGGAACTACGACAGGTTCGCGGATGTCGCCGTCCGGCATTCGGACCGGCGCGGCCCGCCGGCCGAGGGGATCGAGATCTGCAACGATTATCGCTGCTTCTGGTCCCTGAACTTCGCCATGCGGAAGGCGACCTTCCTCGGCGTCGGCGGTTTCGACGAGCGCTATGTTGGCTATGGCGGCGAGGACACCGATTTCGGCAAGCTCCTCGACCAGCGCGGCATCGCCATCGCCTGGCTCGAAGGCGCGCGCGTCTATCACCAGTACCACCCGCACCACATGCCGCCGATCCACCATCTCGACAGCGTGGTGCGCAACGCCGAACTGTTCGAGGCGAAGTGGGGCTACCGGACCATGGGCCATTGGCTCCATGCGTTCCGCCTCATGGGCCTGATCGACGACACGCCCGGGCGGCCGATCCGCATCCTGCGCCGGCCGGACGCGGACGACCTGGCACTCACGGGCCAGCAGAGCCACCAGCCCTATTCCAACACCGCCTCGGTCATCCGCATCCTGGATGCGCGCAACGCGGCCCTCACCGAACGGGCCGGAACCCTCGCGGCGGAGCCCGAGCCGGCATGA